A stretch of the Arthrobacter stackebrandtii genome encodes the following:
- a CDS encoding FHA domain-containing protein has product MVDTGNGAEVQGRASSQDQPGASDTTSIQLPPVQAGPTSIPVLAPDEQNAVNSLPAGSALLIAHQGPNAGARFLLDSEVTTAGRHPDADIFLDDVTVSRRHVNFIKYDGGFEVIDAGSLNGTYVNGDRVDSVRLQTGNEVQIGKFRLTYYYGANGPAADA; this is encoded by the coding sequence ATGGTTGACACGGGTAACGGCGCCGAGGTGCAGGGTCGGGCGAGCTCCCAGGATCAGCCCGGTGCATCTGATACCACCTCGATTCAGCTCCCTCCCGTCCAGGCCGGGCCAACGTCAATTCCGGTGCTGGCACCGGATGAGCAAAACGCGGTGAACTCGCTTCCCGCAGGTTCGGCACTGCTGATCGCCCACCAGGGCCCCAATGCAGGCGCACGCTTCCTGCTGGACAGTGAAGTAACCACCGCAGGCCGGCATCCCGATGCCGACATCTTCCTGGATGACGTGACGGTTTCGCGCCGCCACGTGAACTTCATCAAGTACGACGGCGGCTTTGAAGTCATCGATGCCGGCAGCCTGAACGGCACGTATGTCAATGGGGACCGGGTGGATTCGGTGCGTTTGCAGACAGGAAACGAGGTTCAGATCGGAAAGTTCCGGCTGACCTATTACTACGGCGCCAACGGCCCGGCAGCGGACGCCTAA
- a CDS encoding acyl-CoA dehydrogenase — MSQYQPPIADIAFALEHVVGYPDIAKLPGFEHADLDTVVELLDQCGEFMAEAVAPLNRQGDVQGSHLQPDGTVKTPDGFKEAYQQYVDAGWGAVPLPEQYGGGGFPRTVGLAIQEMFNSANLAFSLCPLLTQGAIDALLHYGSDELKDRYLPKMVSGEWTGTMNLTEPQAGSDVGALTTKAVQNADGSYAITGQKIFITYGDHDMAEQIIHLVLARTPGAPEGTRGISCFIVPKYLVNDDGSLGARNPVETVSLEHKMGIHASPTCVLSYENATGYLIGEENKGMRIMFVMMNAARLGVGAQGLAVAERAYQQSLEYAQDRRQGQAIGAAGASSAIIEFPDVRRMLMTQRASIAALRYLLLLDASYVDSSTNDPDPAVRARADEIVGLLTPICKSFGTDLGNELTSLALQIHGGMGFIEETGAAQHVRDIRIAAIYEGTNGIQAADLVGRKLGIRGGASIMEFHATMREIDAELAAAGPDFALVREELDRQFTALETATKWMLKTGLGDPNSVLAGSSPYLRMWGLCTSGWMLARAAVAAAKTDDARLAQEQLVLARFYAQQLLPQCASLLGAATAGADDLFALDAHSLAGASFKVNS; from the coding sequence ATGAGCCAATACCAGCCTCCAATTGCAGACATCGCCTTCGCCCTTGAGCATGTTGTGGGTTACCCGGACATCGCAAAACTGCCGGGCTTCGAACACGCCGACCTCGACACCGTCGTCGAGCTTCTTGACCAGTGCGGGGAGTTCATGGCGGAGGCCGTGGCACCCCTGAACCGGCAGGGCGACGTCCAGGGATCGCACCTCCAGCCCGACGGGACCGTCAAGACCCCTGACGGATTCAAGGAGGCTTACCAGCAGTACGTCGACGCGGGATGGGGCGCGGTTCCGCTGCCGGAACAGTACGGCGGAGGCGGCTTCCCACGCACCGTCGGCCTGGCCATCCAGGAGATGTTCAACAGCGCCAACCTGGCCTTCTCGCTGTGCCCGCTGTTGACCCAGGGAGCCATCGACGCACTGCTGCATTATGGCAGCGACGAGCTGAAGGACCGCTACCTGCCCAAGATGGTCAGCGGTGAGTGGACGGGGACCATGAACCTGACCGAGCCGCAGGCCGGATCGGATGTTGGCGCGCTGACCACCAAGGCCGTCCAGAACGCTGACGGCAGCTACGCGATCACCGGGCAAAAGATCTTTATCACCTACGGCGACCATGACATGGCCGAGCAGATCATCCACCTGGTGCTCGCCCGCACCCCCGGCGCACCGGAGGGCACCCGCGGCATCTCCTGCTTCATCGTGCCGAAGTACCTGGTCAACGACGACGGTTCACTCGGGGCGCGCAACCCGGTGGAGACGGTCTCACTGGAGCACAAGATGGGCATCCACGCCTCCCCCACCTGCGTACTGTCCTACGAGAACGCCACCGGCTACCTGATTGGCGAAGAGAACAAGGGGATGCGCATCATGTTTGTCATGATGAACGCCGCCCGCCTGGGCGTTGGTGCACAGGGCCTGGCCGTCGCGGAACGCGCCTACCAGCAGTCCCTCGAGTACGCGCAGGACCGCCGGCAGGGCCAGGCCATTGGCGCCGCGGGTGCCAGCTCGGCCATCATTGAGTTCCCGGATGTCCGCCGGATGCTGATGACCCAGCGCGCCAGCATCGCCGCACTCCGCTACCTGTTGCTGCTGGATGCCAGCTACGTGGACAGCAGCACCAACGATCCCGACCCCGCCGTCCGGGCGAGGGCCGACGAGATCGTGGGCCTGCTGACCCCGATCTGCAAGTCGTTCGGCACCGACCTGGGCAATGAGCTGACCTCCCTGGCCCTGCAGATCCATGGCGGCATGGGCTTCATTGAGGAAACGGGCGCAGCCCAGCACGTGCGCGACATCCGCATCGCGGCCATCTATGAAGGCACCAACGGCATCCAGGCCGCCGACCTCGTGGGCCGCAAGCTGGGCATCCGGGGAGGCGCCTCCATCATGGAATTTCACGCCACCATGCGCGAAATTGATGCCGAACTGGCCGCTGCCGGCCCGGATTTCGCATTGGTGCGCGAAGAGCTGGACCGCCAATTCACGGCGCTGGAAACGGCGACCAAGTGGATGCTCAAGACCGGGCTGGGCGATCCCAACTCCGTCCTGGCCGGTTCCTCACCGTACCTGCGGATGTGGGGGCTGTGCACGAGCGGATGGATGCTGGCGCGGGCTGCCGTTGCGGCAGCAAAGACGGACGACGCGCGGCTGGCCCAGGAGCAGCTGGTCCTGGCCCGCTTCTACGCGCAGCAGCTGCTGCCCCAGTGCGCCAGCCTGCTGGGTGCCGCAACGGCCGGCGCCGACGACCTCTTTGCGCTCGATGCCCACAGCCTGGCGGGCGCCAGTTTCAAGGTCAACAGCTAG
- a CDS encoding MerR family transcriptional regulator, translated as MVDVNPASRRPGAAAVLNIGEVLALLCTDFPSVTASKIRFYEEKGLIAPQRTPAGYRQFRDSDVERLRFVLALQRDHYLPLKVIGEYLESIDRGHTPANLPAGVSIAPRMVSGELARELKSRTRRLTPAELRSESGASAELYETMLSYGLLELHEGSFDDHALKVAQACTALAVHGLEPRHLRPFQAAADREFGLVERAVGPLASKRDGTSAMRAAEAAREIAELCLGLHSALVHARIEQMEAP; from the coding sequence CTGGTGGATGTTAACCCCGCCAGCCGGCGGCCCGGCGCTGCCGCCGTCCTGAACATTGGGGAGGTCCTTGCGCTGCTGTGCACGGACTTTCCTTCCGTGACGGCATCCAAGATCCGCTTTTACGAAGAAAAGGGCCTGATCGCGCCCCAGCGCACTCCGGCCGGATACCGCCAGTTCCGGGATTCCGACGTCGAGCGCCTCAGGTTCGTGCTGGCCCTCCAACGCGACCACTACCTGCCGTTGAAGGTCATTGGCGAGTACCTCGAATCGATCGACAGGGGCCACACTCCGGCCAACCTTCCCGCCGGTGTTTCCATCGCCCCGCGCATGGTGTCGGGGGAACTGGCCAGGGAACTCAAGAGCCGCACCCGCCGCCTCACGCCCGCCGAGTTGCGGAGCGAGTCCGGGGCAAGTGCGGAACTGTATGAAACCATGCTCAGCTACGGATTGCTCGAACTGCACGAAGGCAGCTTTGACGACCACGCACTGAAAGTGGCCCAGGCGTGCACGGCCCTGGCGGTCCACGGCCTGGAACCCCGGCACCTGCGTCCCTTCCAGGCCGCTGCGGACCGGGAGTTTGGGCTCGTGGAGCGTGCCGTGGGCCCGCTGGCCTCCAAGCGTGACGGCACGTCCGCCATGCGGGCGGCCGAGGCCGCACGTGAAATTGCCGAGCTGTGCCTGGGCCTGCACAGCGCCCTGGTCCACGCCCGGATTGAGCAGATGGAAGCGCCATGA
- a CDS encoding SMP-30/gluconolactonase/LRE family protein, whose amino-acid sequence MENRRIIAEGIGLGESARWHGGRFWFADWTRRSIHAVDPDGTEHQQFSVPTFPITFDWLPDGELLTVSGSAGELLTLTPTGDFAHVASLNQLSGTPWNEVAAHGENAYVNCIGYNYPGPARDSGIIALVRPGGSATVVAEHLAFPNGMAVVDGGTTLLVAESNAGCLTAFDIRADGSLGGRHVWAAVPGSAPDGICPGKGGIWYADVPNRQCVLVARGGEVLRTVELDRGAFSCAVGGEDAGTLLVMAAKWPDAMDPAAAASGRAVAVSLAVGAET is encoded by the coding sequence ATGGAAAACCGCCGGATCATCGCGGAAGGCATCGGGCTGGGGGAGTCGGCACGCTGGCACGGAGGCCGGTTCTGGTTCGCGGACTGGACCCGGCGCAGCATCCACGCGGTGGATCCGGACGGCACCGAACACCAACAGTTTTCCGTGCCCACCTTTCCCATCACCTTTGACTGGCTTCCCGACGGCGAACTTCTGACAGTTTCCGGGTCTGCCGGCGAACTGCTAACCCTGACACCCACTGGGGACTTCGCCCACGTTGCCTCGCTCAACCAGCTCTCCGGCACGCCATGGAATGAGGTCGCCGCCCACGGCGAGAACGCCTATGTCAACTGCATCGGCTACAACTACCCCGGCCCCGCCCGGGACTCCGGAATCATCGCCCTGGTGCGGCCCGGCGGCAGCGCCACGGTGGTTGCCGAGCACCTCGCCTTCCCGAACGGGATGGCGGTGGTGGACGGCGGCACCACCCTGCTCGTGGCGGAATCCAATGCCGGGTGCCTCACGGCTTTCGACATCCGTGCCGACGGTTCCCTGGGCGGCCGGCACGTCTGGGCTGCCGTTCCAGGCAGCGCGCCGGACGGGATCTGCCCGGGGAAGGGCGGCATTTGGTATGCCGACGTCCCCAACCGGCAGTGCGTCCTGGTGGCCCGCGGCGGCGAAGTGCTGCGCACCGTCGAGCTGGACCGGGGAGCCTTCTCGTGCGCCGTGGGCGGGGAGGATGCCGGGACGCTGCTGGTCATGGCAGCGAAGTGGCCCGACGCCATGGATCCTGCTGCCGCGGCGTCGGGGCGTGCCGTTGCCGTGTCCCTTGCCGTCGGGGCAGAAACATGA
- a CDS encoding sulfite exporter TauE/SafE family protein: MAVVVLLLLAIFVGAAMQRLTGMGFALVAAPFVVLLMGPVTGIVLVNICGVAASLLVLFRVFRYVDWKKFFILASAAVVGVVPGAVIVKYVPGAWLQVGVGLIVLASLTVSLRMKSFPPEPGVKPMLVAGAASGIMNTTAGVGGPAMSVYAVASKWEQRSFAATMQPYFLTIGVASVAAKYVASPSSMPVMDVWEWTGVCAAIVAGLVAGEVMARWITPNKARVLMVVLAYGGATAATIRGIAVLAG, translated from the coding sequence GTGGCAGTGGTTGTGCTTCTCCTGCTCGCCATTTTTGTTGGCGCCGCCATGCAGCGCCTGACGGGCATGGGATTCGCGCTCGTGGCCGCACCCTTTGTGGTGCTGCTGATGGGGCCCGTCACGGGCATCGTCCTGGTCAACATCTGCGGGGTGGCTGCCTCGCTGCTCGTGCTGTTTCGGGTGTTTCGGTACGTGGACTGGAAGAAATTCTTCATCCTGGCGTCTGCTGCGGTCGTGGGCGTCGTGCCGGGGGCGGTCATTGTGAAGTATGTGCCCGGGGCCTGGCTGCAGGTCGGCGTGGGCCTCATTGTGCTGGCCAGCCTGACGGTGTCGCTGCGGATGAAGTCGTTCCCGCCGGAGCCCGGGGTCAAGCCCATGCTGGTAGCCGGCGCCGCCAGCGGCATCATGAACACCACTGCCGGGGTGGGCGGGCCGGCCATGAGCGTCTACGCCGTCGCCTCCAAATGGGAGCAGCGCTCGTTTGCGGCAACCATGCAGCCCTACTTTCTCACCATCGGTGTCGCCTCAGTCGCTGCCAAGTATGTGGCATCGCCGTCCTCAATGCCCGTCATGGACGTGTGGGAGTGGACCGGTGTTTGTGCCGCCATCGTCGCCGGCTTGGTCGCAGGGGAGGTCATGGCCAGGTGGATCACCCCGAACAAGGCGCGCGTCCTCATGGTGGTGCTGGCCTACGGCGGCGCCACGGCAGCCACCATCAGGGGAATTGCGGTCCTGGCAGGCTGA
- a CDS encoding MerR family transcriptional regulator: MSAKSDTGGLGSAAAPSAAISAGSQGLLFTEDLPVLDEDAGYRGPTACKAAGITYRQLDYWARTGLVEPAVRGAAGSGSQRLYGFRDILVLKVVKRLLDTGVSLQQIRSAVEHLRERGVEDLAQITLMSDGASVYECTSADEVIDLVQGGQGVFGIAVGRVWREVEGSLAALPSEHAAVQAFPDDELSKRREARKIS; this comes from the coding sequence GTGAGTGCCAAGAGTGACACCGGAGGGCTGGGCTCAGCCGCAGCCCCCAGCGCTGCCATCAGTGCCGGCTCGCAGGGCCTGCTGTTCACCGAGGACCTTCCCGTCCTGGACGAGGATGCCGGCTACCGCGGCCCCACCGCCTGCAAGGCTGCGGGCATCACCTACCGCCAGCTGGACTACTGGGCCCGCACCGGACTCGTGGAGCCCGCCGTACGCGGTGCAGCCGGCTCCGGCTCACAACGCCTCTACGGTTTCCGCGACATCCTGGTCCTGAAGGTTGTCAAGCGGCTTCTGGACACCGGGGTGTCCCTTCAGCAGATCCGCTCCGCCGTCGAACACCTGCGCGAACGCGGTGTGGAAGACCTGGCCCAGATCACGCTGATGAGCGACGGTGCGTCCGTCTACGAGTGCACGTCCGCCGATGAGGTCATCGACCTGGTCCAGGGCGGCCAGGGCGTGTTCGGCATTGCCGTCGGCCGCGTCTGGCGCGAGGTGGAAGGCAGCCTTGCGGCCCTTCCCAGCGAGCACGCCGCCG
- the crcB gene encoding fluoride efflux transporter CrcB yields MSVWLFLAAAVAGGLGAATRFALDSSIINKFHLNFPWTTFAINVSGSLALGFLASLAAGALVPEGMLLLLGTGFLGGYTTFSTTSFDTVRLLQEKRHLASLANAMGSLAAGVGAAALGYWCGSLF; encoded by the coding sequence ATGAGCGTCTGGCTGTTTCTGGCTGCAGCCGTGGCAGGCGGCCTGGGCGCCGCCACCCGCTTCGCCCTGGACAGCTCCATCATCAACAAGTTTCACCTGAACTTTCCGTGGACAACCTTCGCCATCAACGTTTCCGGTTCCCTGGCACTCGGGTTTCTGGCGTCGCTGGCTGCCGGGGCGCTGGTTCCGGAAGGCATGCTGCTGCTCCTTGGCACGGGTTTCCTTGGCGGCTACACCACCTTCAGCACCACAAGCTTCGACACGGTGCGGCTGCTGCAGGAGAAGCGCCACCTGGCGTCCCTGGCCAATGCCATGGGTTCTCTGGCTGCCGGCGTTGGCGCCGCCGCACTGGGGTATTGGTGCGGTTCACTGTTCTAG
- a CDS encoding bifunctional nuclease family protein yields MIEVKIVGVRIEMPTNQPLVLLREVHGERHIPIWIGAAEATAIALAEQGVVPPRPLTHDLLCGVVKALGHSIVRVNLTKVEDAVFFAEIVFDNGTTVGSRASDAIAIAQRAQCPIWAAEEMVDEAGVVIVGHDGGETASGEVDDEAKEREVRQFREFLNDVEPEDFEK; encoded by the coding sequence ATGATTGAGGTCAAGATTGTTGGCGTGCGCATTGAAATGCCAACGAACCAGCCGCTGGTGCTGCTGCGTGAAGTCCATGGGGAGCGGCACATTCCCATTTGGATCGGTGCCGCGGAGGCCACGGCCATCGCCCTTGCAGAGCAGGGCGTGGTTCCGCCGCGCCCGCTGACCCACGACCTCCTGTGCGGGGTGGTCAAGGCGCTGGGGCACTCGATCGTGCGCGTCAACCTGACCAAGGTCGAGGACGCGGTGTTCTTCGCCGAAATCGTTTTCGACAATGGAACCACCGTGGGCTCGCGCGCTTCGGATGCAATTGCCATTGCGCAGCGCGCCCAGTGCCCCATCTGGGCCGCAGAGGAAATGGTGGATGAAGCCGGAGTGGTCATCGTAGGCCACGACGGCGGGGAAACGGCATCAGGGGAAGTCGACGACGAAGCCAAGGAACGTGAGGTTCGTCAATTCAGGGAATTCCTCAATGACGTTGAACCCGAGGACTTTGAGAAGTAA
- a CDS encoding GyrI-like domain-containing protein, with translation MEKYDVKKALKPLYTATARDFTLVDVPPAQYLAVDGHGNPNTAASYVQAVEALYAVSYSVKFHSKKELGRDYVVAPLEGLWSAEDTGAFTAGDKDSWDWTMMLGVPEWITAETVAAVAGQVAAKKDVPALPLVRVETLSEGLCVQILHIGPYSGEGPVLAKLHGEFMPANSLDFNGRHHEIYLSDPRRAAPEKLKTILRQPVKPAVGVAAPVGGAAVFGTAKE, from the coding sequence ATGGAAAAATATGATGTCAAAAAGGCACTCAAGCCGTTGTACACGGCAACCGCCAGGGACTTCACGCTGGTGGACGTGCCGCCTGCGCAATACCTCGCCGTTGACGGTCACGGGAACCCCAACACCGCCGCAAGCTATGTCCAGGCAGTAGAGGCCCTTTATGCCGTGTCCTACTCAGTGAAATTCCACAGCAAGAAGGAACTGGGCCGGGACTACGTGGTGGCACCCCTTGAAGGGCTGTGGTCCGCCGAAGACACGGGTGCCTTCACCGCCGGGGACAAGGACAGCTGGGACTGGACCATGATGCTCGGCGTGCCTGAATGGATCACGGCGGAGACGGTCGCCGCCGTGGCCGGCCAGGTGGCAGCCAAGAAGGACGTGCCCGCACTTCCCCTCGTGCGCGTGGAGACGCTGTCCGAGGGGTTGTGCGTCCAGATCCTGCACATTGGCCCCTACAGTGGCGAAGGCCCGGTCCTGGCCAAGCTCCACGGCGAGTTCATGCCCGCCAACAGCCTGGACTTCAACGGACGCCACCATGAGATCTACCTCAGCGATCCGCGCCGTGCGGCACCGGAAAAGTTGAAAACCATCCTGCGCCAGCCAGTCAAACCCGCCGTGGGCGTCGCCGCGCCCGTTGGCGGTGCCGCAGTGTTCGGCACCGCCAAGGAGTAG
- a CDS encoding GNAT family N-acetyltransferase, with amino-acid sequence MNAASLVVLRPGRIADDVEELTNVWRDSVEATHHFLSLDAIDTLEPLIRDEYLPQLTLQVAERNGCILGFIGMAAHHVSMLFVADEARSMGVGSRLMEWAKGQWPQLSVDVNEQNPRAAVFYAKRGFVPVGRSETDARGLPHPLLHMVWDSSLEQ; translated from the coding sequence ATGAATGCTGCTTCCCTAGTTGTGCTGCGTCCCGGGCGGATTGCGGACGACGTCGAGGAGCTCACCAATGTGTGGCGCGACTCCGTCGAGGCAACGCACCATTTCCTCTCCCTGGACGCCATTGACACGCTGGAACCCCTGATCCGGGACGAGTACCTGCCCCAGCTGACGCTTCAGGTCGCCGAACGCAACGGCTGCATTCTTGGCTTCATCGGCATGGCTGCCCACCACGTGTCCATGCTGTTTGTTGCGGACGAAGCCCGGTCCATGGGTGTTGGCAGCAGGCTCATGGAATGGGCCAAGGGGCAGTGGCCGCAGCTGAGTGTGGATGTCAATGAGCAAAACCCCCGTGCCGCCGTCTTCTACGCCAAGCGCGGCTTCGTCCCTGTGGGGCGGTCGGAAACGGATGCGCGGGGGCTGCCGCACCCGCTGTTGCACATGGTGTGGGACTCCTCGCTAGAACAGTGA
- a CDS encoding HAD-IA family hydrolase, producing the protein MTHQPRTPRTITIDALLFDLDGTLIDSTAATERAWRTWGERMGLDGFSYSSHGVPARALVEQSVEPSRHDEAFELIKELELEDTAGVVRKEGAARLLASLPGRAWTIVASCTRDLAAVRMAAAGISAPDHMVTADQVSAGKPHPEPFLLGASRLGVDIGRCLVVEDAPAGLASGRSAGAVTLAVAGTSTASELDSDHVVGSLADVAAVPLPDGRIQVTLA; encoded by the coding sequence ATGACACACCAGCCCCGCACACCGCGCACCATCACAATTGACGCCCTGCTGTTCGACCTGGACGGAACACTCATTGATTCCACCGCGGCCACGGAGCGGGCCTGGCGCACCTGGGGTGAACGGATGGGGCTGGACGGATTCAGCTACAGCAGCCACGGCGTGCCGGCGCGGGCGCTGGTGGAGCAGTCGGTGGAACCCTCCCGGCACGATGAGGCGTTCGAGCTGATCAAGGAGCTGGAGCTGGAGGACACCGCGGGCGTGGTGCGCAAGGAGGGGGCGGCGCGGCTGCTGGCATCGCTGCCTGGCAGGGCCTGGACGATCGTCGCCTCCTGCACTCGGGACCTCGCCGCGGTGCGGATGGCCGCCGCCGGCATCTCTGCGCCGGACCACATGGTCACGGCCGACCAGGTGTCCGCCGGAAAGCCGCACCCTGAGCCGTTCCTGCTCGGGGCCTCCCGGCTGGGTGTCGACATTGGCCGGTGCCTTGTGGTGGAAGACGCACCCGCAGGGCTCGCCTCCGGACGTTCCGCAGGCGCCGTGACGCTGGCCGTAGCGGGCACCAGCACGGCATCGGAGCTCGACTCCGACCATGTGGTCGGGAGCTTGGCGGACGTGGCGGCGGTCCCCCTCCCGGACGGCCGAATTCAAGTCACCCTGGCCTGA
- the gcvH gene encoding glycine cleavage system protein GcvH: MSNIPADLSYTAEHEWVAAPTADGVVRVGITDFAQDALGDVVYVQMPEVGTDVTADTVVGEVESTKSVSDIYAPLTGTVTARNEALDTDPSLINSDPYGAGWLVEITLSDAASHGSLLSAGDYQEKVG; this comes from the coding sequence ATGAGCAACATTCCCGCAGATCTGTCCTACACCGCAGAGCATGAGTGGGTTGCGGCCCCCACCGCCGACGGCGTTGTCCGCGTCGGCATCACCGACTTTGCCCAGGACGCCCTGGGCGACGTTGTGTACGTCCAGATGCCCGAGGTTGGCACGGATGTCACTGCCGACACCGTTGTTGGCGAAGTCGAGTCCACCAAGAGCGTCAGCGACATCTATGCGCCGCTGACCGGAACCGTCACGGCCCGCAACGAGGCACTGGACACAGATCCTTCGCTCATCAACTCCGATCCTTACGGTGCCGGCTGGCTCGTGGAAATCACGCTCAGCGATGCCGCCAGCCATGGTTCCCTGCTCAGCGCCGGGGACTACCAGGAAAAGGTAGGCTAG
- a CDS encoding DUF488 family protein: MPSSNGAWWNKSFRDYADDMQTPDFAVAVEELVETAATQVTAIMCAGPARPHTLTRFARTEGNRVWYPPEDGPAAG; this comes from the coding sequence TTGCCTTCCTCCAACGGAGCCTGGTGGAACAAGAGCTTCCGCGACTACGCGGACGACATGCAGACGCCGGACTTTGCCGTCGCCGTCGAGGAACTAGTTGAAACCGCCGCCACACAGGTGACCGCCATCATGTGCGCCGGGCCGGCCAGGCCGCACACCCTGACCCGCTTTGCCCGGACCGAGGGAAACCGCGTCTGGTACCCGCCGGAGGACGGCCCCGCCGCTGGGTGA
- a CDS encoding lysoplasmalogenase, producing the protein MTFNVGAPVRRASRLWWGFAPFAAFSVLHAAILLAGGGPLAQPTKLLLMPALAVAVLWGLPRASRHPLRGGPGLLLSAILFSWLGDGAGTFFPFAPTLPLMLAFFGVAHLCYMRLFWRRLALRRIPWWAIIYAAWWVGLLLFMWPRTGPLAPAVAAYGLVLAGTAALSTRCNPFIVWGAALFLASDTILSFTLFAPELMPAYSGAAVMASYTAGQGLIAAGSLAHLAGTRRRTSP; encoded by the coding sequence TTGACTTTCAATGTTGGCGCCCCCGTGCGCCGTGCCAGTCGGCTGTGGTGGGGCTTCGCACCCTTCGCCGCCTTTTCCGTCCTGCACGCTGCCATCCTGCTTGCCGGCGGCGGGCCCCTCGCCCAGCCCACCAAGTTGCTGCTCATGCCGGCCTTGGCTGTGGCGGTGCTGTGGGGCTTGCCCCGCGCCTCCCGGCACCCGTTGCGCGGAGGTCCGGGGCTGCTGTTGTCCGCCATCCTGTTTTCCTGGCTGGGCGACGGCGCCGGCACCTTCTTCCCCTTCGCACCGACACTGCCCTTGATGCTGGCGTTTTTTGGGGTGGCGCACCTTTGCTACATGCGCCTGTTTTGGCGCCGCCTGGCCCTGCGCCGGATCCCGTGGTGGGCGATCATTTACGCCGCCTGGTGGGTGGGACTGCTGTTGTTCATGTGGCCGCGCACCGGTCCGCTTGCCCCTGCCGTGGCCGCCTATGGCCTGGTCCTTGCCGGCACGGCGGCACTGTCCACGCGCTGCAATCCGTTCATCGTATGGGGCGCGGCACTGTTCCTGGCCTCTGACACCATCCTGTCCTTCACACTGTTTGCCCCGGAACTCATGCCTGCGTACTCGGGCGCGGCGGTCATGGCCAGTTACACGGCCGGGCAGGGGCTCATCGCGGCAGGCTCACTGGCGCACCTGGCCGGCACACGCCGTCGAACATCTCCATGA
- a CDS encoding fluoride efflux transporter FluC — protein MPSLRSLALVVVGGTAGVAAREAVALVPGMFDAGPLPWAVIAANLAGAFLLGLLYGALAHRPAIHHTTRAGQALRLLLGIGFCGGFTTYSTFAVGVVLLSQSSGFGAAAAYGLGTVFAGALASWAGLALWHGHAHPSGPAHAGRSTPGGRT, from the coding sequence ATGCCTTCGCTGCGCAGCCTGGCGCTGGTGGTCGTGGGCGGTACTGCCGGTGTTGCCGCCCGAGAGGCCGTGGCCCTTGTGCCGGGAATGTTCGACGCCGGTCCCCTGCCCTGGGCGGTCATCGCCGCCAACCTTGCTGGTGCGTTTCTTTTGGGCCTGCTCTATGGTGCGCTGGCACACCGGCCCGCCATCCACCATACGACCCGGGCCGGCCAGGCCCTGAGGCTTTTGCTGGGCATTGGTTTTTGCGGAGGCTTCACCACTTACAGCACGTTCGCCGTGGGGGTTGTCCTGCTGTCCCAGTCTTCGGGCTTCGGCGCGGCGGCGGCGTACGGCCTGGGCACAGTCTTTGCCGGGGCGCTTGCATCCTGGGCCGGCCTGGCACTCTGGCACGGCCACGCCCATCCGAGCGGCCCCGCCCACGCCGGAAGAAGCACCCCGGGAGGACGGACATGA